A window of the Vibrio pomeroyi genome harbors these coding sequences:
- a CDS encoding non-ribosomal peptide synthetase, which translates to MSVDDEQILDSVTAWNPLSYSQQRLWLFQQLQPMSLAYNLGGLLWFEGNGVTVEKLQHSLNEMVSVFPLLRSQFSEIEGKASQRVLPFNPVDYDCIDMQGGSDAIEAINQDARQRWQQPFNLLEGNLARCCIYQVSEHRFAVLLSTHHIVTDAWSFQIKIKMLVNSVAGKTYNGKEVQSYLDYAAEQARAETSDLYKQQKAAWIENQFIGEESLSISNLNDQSLDTYGARHELVSLSNETNESIKKLSSELGATKFEILASAMMLTLRQYSSNVHPSICVPALNRNAKNRRTVGFYVNSAMIGYRIDAEMTLSQLVNTTHASMKASLAYESTPLEALVGDLPLPRTALNFRNHGGKFSLNTNGVSAKFEEFPVLETPFELVLDVINKGDTPLRFVYAKEKFTRPFITKFIESFKVNLTTIVQSPDAAVASVNAISSKDIRLIDQYGSGDHSWDYRPFTDLVTEQAVKSPNSIALKHQNESMSYLELEARSNQLAHSILSQNTTSKSPIGVMMERGVDMIVSMIAVLKAGAPFLPLDPDYPTERLNFMLEDSGAELLLTHSKSRSRCTDVLNGSDGVTQFCVESAELSSLPSDNSFKRPLAEELAYIIYTSGSTGKPKGVTISHEGLSMHVQTIGQRYGMSEDDVELHFASISFDGAVERWTVPLAFGSRLVIRDQELWTAEKTCDVLQQEKVTIACFPPSYVGPLLDWIEATKPTLALRSITLGGEAFTRETFERIQDVLTPPRIINGYGPTETIITPMIWEAYAQDSMESAYAPIGTPVGDRKLYVLDSELSQVPFGCSGELYIGSEVGLAEGYLKQPNLTAERFVPDPFTDNGERMYRTGDLVKWRDDGIMEYLGRVDQQVKIRGFRVELGEIESQLQALSGAEFCAVVDHESPTGKKLVGYVQLSEGQQNETQAKDAELNDVLSQSTHRNEEARWIEQLGQTLPDYMVPACIIVQNKLPLTPAGKVDRKQLLAPDWSELHTEQGEVENERQQVLADIWCDLLKVKSVGANSQFFALGGDSIMALQLVGKLRQQGFMLSPKQVFDFPKLSDMADNLTETKLVKAEQVKLQGEVALLPIQQRYIDHFKLSRCNQFIQFNWRFPVDVERLTASFKGLVEHHDALRLRFAPSSDSSLKATANYQDNAEFAIHSFEDEINLEQVQASIDLTHGVIGAVGTRSLNKQRELGQRSEILIAIHHLVVDALSWPVIIEDLAKLYNAYQEASDTQGTSQNASPELSLGQKTHHQGNWGHTLSTLTISKDQKAYWAEQTKQPLYPTKRGKPIAMQWHTPLSKINALNKAGQEFARLTQEQIAFIVSALTVSSLNQGKALTIHRESHGRYTENSGIDLSRTVGWYTSLYPQAVPALDSLEEWVKSLKGNSSADELGGVTFHAGVMQDLWPHVGDMDVLFNYLGNLTQQINDAVEVTNTGLWRDESNAADAAIVINASVHTEHLTWDVELDSHSFKQVEVEALHAAFDSSIERLHELFIEANPVLTSNDVPLVELTQTQLNQLCAGASSSSSLPRTILPLSTLQQGLYFHAKLSESNSTYVNQITLPLNNVDVTKMIDAWQCVMSRHQMLRSTLFSFDGGAFLAEWPELSLDYTILDVRKRSQFDLDSYKQKTIEQGFELEQFVDHAKIKPLWRVDFVQTHDDQVQCIFTIHHILMDGWSTGVLLSDLFALYKGHTVAPVKGEFADYLSWIQNQDSQQSNQYWQRYLQNMESPTRLVESFGKPNAEVTDSNVSSFHRYNDDYSSETISEWLPMLKQAGVTLNTLTQAAWLLTLNRFTGQESPVFGNTVAGRPTELAHSDSMVGLFINTLPISHRIDLYKSVSEWMLEIQTSSSDQREFSYSSLSDIQAQTGWSGENLFDTLVVFENYPLDEGLLNSEGNGEFSIGEPESYEFTHYPLTLAVLPSESLRIVFAYDESKFTPQQIEALCATNRHYLTQLVQHLTEGLGRLSELAPEQVSELSSFDREPEAWTFEPFTDLVAKQMLLRPDNEALVSNVEVNNGQQRQRLTYQQVVEQSDAIASRLITAGVERDDIVGVLFERDCNMLVVMMGVMKAGAAFLPLDPSYPQERLDFMIKDSGARVLVHDLLSESLANRIKNRAKTISYSSFDLTETLSQKPTILPDQLAYMIYTSGSTGKPKGVCVSQQGLSMHVQTIGQRYGMTANDVELHFASISFDGAIERWTVPLAFGSCLVIRDQSLWSAKQTCDVLTREQITIACFPPSYVLPLLEWIEGCSPKLYVRSWTLGGEAFTRDTYFQLQRVLKPKRIINGYGPTETVVTPMIWEAYPETELESAYAPIGKAVGNRTLYVLDSALNRVPAGVSGELYIGEEVGLARGYFERPDLTSERFIPDPFSSNGERMYRTGDVVKWRSDGVMEYLGRSDEQVKIRGFRVELGEIESRLQKITGSEQCAVIACDSPSGKQLVAYIQSDNELSNDQALKDLSRDLPDYMVPSQVVKMDKIPLTPASKVDKKRLPMPNWQEEASSEYIAPIGEMELALANQWQVLFSKEKISREDDFFALGGQSLLATQLVGRLNQQDKIRLPLQAVFDTPLLKDLAAQCVLSDAQSRKEMAVIERVSRLPYMPASAVQKRLWFVQQLLPTSAAYHMPLGLKFNGDVNVTVLERAINMLIARHEILRTNFSQVEGELMQSIYAEREISLGLHEHFATDEQSLSAYQDLIAEPFDFSEGSLIRFDWIIGKPETSQSEKSETSENVKQGELLIVAHHIISDGISMQQLLSELADCYMSMISNEEESKALELRTSEITNDLQYVDYANWQKQWLESEEASEQKAWWLNALKYDIEPLVLHSDVSRDQADTRGNRLHFELTSEQVSNITALAASHNTTPFNVMLTLWHLLMHKYSGQEQVRVGVPVAGRTQIETQTMQGCFINSLVIPAQFSGELSFSALVNQVKSFTEQALQRQDFPFEMLVESLGITGNLRYHPVFQTSFNFQSFDEQSLFDWQGLDVEPFDPGVVNAQLEIGMDVQQMSESKWHGFVSYVSPIFTQDFAQALLDHWLLLLDRVATNSDKLVSQLHLIDENATQQSRAFNNTSLDWGNFVTPSQSIQQQAEDTPDAVALSMQGKTLTYKQFDERVNQLANWLRERGVTSETRVGLGLERSFDLVVGLHAITRAGGAYVPLDPSYPAERLQYILQSANIDLLLTDSCSMHLWPESEGCEYLDLSQLDTSAQSSMPPLVQWHPEQALYVIFTSGSTGLPKGVVNTQAALQNRLNWMQQEYVLNESDCVLQKTPFSFDVSVWEFFWPLMTGARLAIAPPDAHRQSSVLSEVIQQEQVTTLHFVPSMLNAFSVETDISDCVSLKRIICSGEALPADLVGQVLNNAPVEVHNLYGPTEAAIDVTYWPCELPVSKRIPIGYAISNTQLHVLDDNWNPVPIGVPGELYLAGIGLAREYLARPDLTADRFVPNPFGASGSRMYRTGDQVIQLADGRLEYLGRLDNQVKIRGLRIELEEIENVINQLEWVEESAVIAFKHQTGDQLVGYVIDSNWDQDKQELVNKHLSEHLPDYMVPTILIGLSEMPLSPNGKRDRKALPAPEWQSIEYRAPETELELWFASNWEEVLEIPRVGLDDNFFALGGHSLLATRVVAKAHQELGLEVVLKDFFEANNLQALTDSLQAQYQTQNEHEQDEFDAMAALMDELELL; encoded by the coding sequence ATGTCAGTGGATGATGAACAAATTTTGGATTCCGTAACCGCTTGGAACCCGCTCTCATACTCTCAACAACGTTTGTGGTTATTCCAACAATTACAACCGATGAGCTTAGCCTATAACCTGGGTGGCTTACTTTGGTTTGAAGGTAACGGTGTTACTGTTGAAAAGCTTCAACATTCATTAAACGAAATGGTCTCGGTATTTCCTTTGCTACGGAGTCAATTTTCTGAAATCGAAGGCAAAGCATCTCAGCGCGTGTTGCCTTTTAATCCTGTTGATTATGATTGTATTGACATGCAGGGTGGCTCGGATGCGATTGAAGCGATTAATCAAGATGCTCGCCAACGTTGGCAACAACCGTTCAATTTATTGGAAGGTAATCTTGCTCGCTGTTGTATTTATCAAGTCAGTGAGCATCGCTTCGCTGTGTTGCTTTCGACTCACCACATCGTCACTGATGCTTGGTCATTTCAAATCAAAATTAAGATGCTGGTTAATTCGGTTGCAGGCAAAACCTACAATGGGAAAGAGGTTCAAAGTTATCTTGATTACGCAGCAGAGCAGGCCAGAGCAGAAACGTCTGATCTCTATAAGCAACAGAAAGCGGCGTGGATAGAGAATCAGTTTATCGGTGAAGAGTCGCTCTCGATATCAAATCTTAACGACCAATCGCTAGATACTTACGGGGCGAGACATGAGCTTGTTAGCTTGTCTAACGAAACCAATGAATCAATCAAAAAGTTAAGCAGTGAGTTAGGCGCGACCAAATTTGAGATTTTGGCATCGGCAATGATGCTAACGCTGCGCCAGTACTCTTCTAATGTTCATCCTTCAATTTGTGTTCCCGCCCTAAACCGAAATGCCAAGAATCGCAGAACGGTCGGTTTTTATGTGAATAGTGCGATGATCGGTTACCGCATTGACGCAGAAATGACGTTGTCTCAGTTAGTCAACACGACTCATGCTTCAATGAAAGCGTCGCTAGCCTACGAAAGTACTCCATTAGAAGCGCTAGTCGGCGACTTACCACTTCCTAGAACGGCACTGAACTTCCGGAATCACGGTGGTAAATTTTCACTTAATACCAATGGGGTTTCGGCCAAATTTGAAGAATTTCCAGTATTAGAAACACCGTTTGAATTGGTGTTGGACGTTATTAATAAAGGCGATACACCGTTAAGGTTTGTCTATGCAAAAGAGAAGTTCACTCGTCCGTTTATCACCAAATTCATCGAAAGCTTTAAAGTAAACTTAACGACCATTGTTCAATCACCAGATGCAGCTGTGGCGTCGGTAAATGCAATCTCAAGCAAGGACATAAGGTTAATAGACCAATATGGTTCGGGTGATCACTCTTGGGACTATCGTCCGTTTACTGATTTAGTGACGGAGCAAGCCGTTAAGAGCCCGAATAGTATTGCGTTAAAACACCAAAACGAGTCAATGAGCTATCTAGAGTTGGAGGCTCGTTCAAACCAGTTGGCGCATTCGATTTTGTCTCAAAATACCACTTCAAAGTCACCGATTGGTGTGATGATGGAACGTGGTGTCGATATGATCGTTTCAATGATTGCCGTTCTGAAAGCGGGTGCGCCTTTCTTACCGTTAGACCCAGATTATCCAACCGAACGATTGAATTTTATGTTGGAAGACAGTGGTGCTGAGCTACTCCTGACTCATTCTAAATCTAGGTCTAGATGCACTGATGTATTAAACGGTAGTGATGGTGTTACTCAGTTCTGTGTTGAGAGTGCAGAGCTTTCAAGTCTTCCTTCAGATAATTCTTTTAAACGTCCGTTGGCCGAAGAGCTGGCCTATATCATCTATACCTCTGGTTCAACGGGAAAGCCAAAAGGCGTCACCATATCTCATGAAGGTTTGAGCATGCATGTTCAAACGATTGGTCAGCGATATGGCATGAGTGAAGATGACGTTGAACTGCACTTTGCGTCGATTAGTTTTGATGGTGCGGTTGAACGTTGGACTGTGCCATTAGCCTTTGGCTCTCGCTTGGTGATTCGTGATCAAGAGTTATGGACCGCGGAAAAGACCTGCGATGTACTACAACAAGAAAAAGTGACCATTGCTTGTTTTCCTCCAAGTTATGTCGGCCCGTTACTCGACTGGATTGAAGCGACAAAACCGACATTGGCACTGCGATCCATTACTTTGGGTGGTGAAGCGTTTACTCGAGAGACCTTTGAACGAATCCAAGACGTGTTAACTCCACCACGAATCATTAACGGTTATGGTCCAACAGAAACGATTATCACACCGATGATTTGGGAAGCGTATGCACAAGATTCAATGGAGAGCGCATACGCGCCGATTGGAACTCCAGTTGGTGACAGAAAGCTGTATGTACTTGATTCAGAGTTAAGCCAAGTGCCATTTGGATGCAGTGGTGAGTTGTACATTGGTTCTGAAGTGGGCTTAGCTGAAGGCTATTTGAAACAGCCTAATTTAACCGCTGAACGTTTTGTTCCTGATCCATTTACTGATAATGGCGAGAGGATGTATCGAACGGGTGACCTCGTTAAGTGGCGCGATGATGGAATCATGGAGTACCTAGGTCGGGTCGACCAACAGGTAAAAATTCGTGGGTTCCGTGTCGAACTAGGGGAGATCGAATCCCAACTTCAGGCGCTTTCAGGCGCGGAGTTCTGTGCTGTTGTCGATCATGAATCTCCTACGGGTAAAAAGCTTGTCGGTTATGTTCAGCTAAGTGAAGGTCAACAAAACGAGACTCAAGCAAAGGATGCCGAACTAAACGATGTTCTATCGCAAAGTACTCATCGAAATGAAGAAGCGCGATGGATTGAACAATTGGGACAAACGCTGCCTGATTACATGGTACCTGCGTGTATTATTGTGCAAAACAAGTTGCCTCTGACACCTGCAGGTAAGGTCGATAGAAAGCAATTGCTTGCTCCTGATTGGTCTGAGCTACACACCGAACAAGGTGAAGTTGAGAACGAGCGACAACAAGTGCTTGCTGATATTTGGTGTGATCTACTTAAGGTGAAGAGTGTTGGAGCGAATAGCCAATTCTTTGCGCTAGGTGGTGACTCGATTATGGCTCTTCAACTAGTCGGAAAGTTGCGTCAACAAGGTTTCATGTTATCGCCAAAACAAGTTTTCGATTTTCCGAAGTTAAGTGATATGGCGGACAATCTAACCGAAACCAAGCTGGTCAAAGCTGAACAGGTTAAGCTCCAAGGCGAAGTCGCACTGCTACCCATTCAGCAAAGATACATCGATCATTTTAAACTGAGTCGTTGTAATCAATTCATTCAGTTTAACTGGCGTTTCCCAGTAGATGTTGAACGATTGACGGCTTCATTCAAAGGTCTTGTTGAACACCACGACGCATTGAGACTGCGCTTTGCTCCTTCGTCGGACTCTTCATTAAAAGCGACGGCAAATTATCAAGACAATGCCGAGTTTGCTATTCATTCATTTGAAGACGAGATAAACCTTGAACAAGTTCAGGCGAGCATCGATTTAACTCACGGTGTGATTGGTGCTGTAGGAACTCGCAGCCTGAACAAACAGCGTGAACTTGGTCAGCGAAGCGAAATTTTAATTGCGATTCACCATCTCGTTGTAGATGCACTTTCATGGCCTGTGATTATTGAAGATCTCGCTAAGCTTTATAATGCATATCAAGAAGCTTCTGACACTCAAGGTACGTCTCAAAACGCGTCACCTGAACTCTCATTGGGTCAAAAGACTCATCATCAAGGTAACTGGGGCCATACCTTAAGTACACTGACGATATCTAAAGATCAAAAAGCGTACTGGGCAGAGCAAACGAAACAACCGCTTTATCCTACAAAACGTGGAAAGCCTATTGCGATGCAATGGCACACTCCTTTATCAAAAATAAATGCTCTAAACAAAGCTGGCCAAGAATTTGCTCGTCTCACTCAGGAACAAATTGCATTCATTGTGAGTGCTTTAACGGTCAGTTCGTTAAACCAAGGAAAGGCGTTAACCATTCATCGTGAATCACACGGTCGCTATACCGAGAACTCTGGGATTGATTTAAGTCGAACTGTCGGGTGGTACACATCATTATATCCGCAAGCCGTTCCTGCTCTTGATTCGTTGGAAGAGTGGGTAAAATCCCTCAAAGGTAATTCTAGTGCAGACGAGCTAGGCGGCGTCACGTTCCATGCCGGTGTGATGCAAGATCTTTGGCCTCATGTTGGTGATATGGATGTGCTGTTTAACTATTTAGGCAATCTTACTCAACAGATTAATGACGCGGTTGAGGTAACAAATACGGGCTTATGGCGTGATGAATCAAACGCTGCAGATGCGGCGATTGTTATCAATGCTTCTGTGCACACTGAGCACTTAACATGGGATGTTGAGTTGGATAGCCACAGTTTTAAACAAGTTGAAGTTGAGGCGCTACATGCGGCATTTGATAGTAGCATCGAACGTTTACATGAACTGTTTATTGAAGCCAATCCGGTATTAACCAGCAACGATGTACCACTGGTTGAGTTGACTCAAACCCAATTAAATCAACTTTGTGCTGGTGCCAGTTCATCAAGCTCACTACCTCGAACAATTTTACCGTTATCAACCTTACAGCAAGGGCTATATTTCCACGCGAAGCTGTCTGAAAGTAACAGTACGTACGTCAACCAGATAACGTTACCCTTAAACAACGTTGATGTGACCAAGATGATTGATGCTTGGCAATGTGTGATGAGTAGACACCAAATGCTGCGTTCTACATTGTTCTCATTTGATGGTGGGGCTTTCCTTGCCGAATGGCCAGAACTTAGTCTGGATTACACGATATTGGATGTTCGAAAGCGTAGCCAATTTGACCTTGATTCCTACAAGCAGAAAACGATTGAGCAAGGCTTTGAGTTAGAGCAGTTTGTTGACCATGCAAAAATAAAACCTTTGTGGCGCGTTGATTTCGTTCAAACTCATGATGATCAAGTGCAATGTATATTTACGATCCACCATATTCTAATGGATGGTTGGAGTACGGGCGTACTACTCAGCGATCTGTTTGCCTTGTATAAAGGTCATACTGTTGCACCAGTCAAAGGTGAGTTTGCAGACTATTTATCCTGGATACAGAACCAAGATAGTCAGCAGTCTAATCAGTATTGGCAGCGCTACCTTCAAAACATGGAATCACCAACACGTTTGGTTGAATCTTTTGGAAAACCGAATGCCGAGGTCACTGATTCTAACGTATCCAGTTTCCATCGTTACAATGACGACTATTCATCTGAGACCATCAGCGAATGGTTACCTATGCTAAAACAAGCGGGTGTGACGCTTAACACGTTAACTCAAGCAGCTTGGCTACTGACATTGAATCGCTTCACCGGGCAAGAGAGCCCAGTTTTTGGTAATACGGTAGCGGGGCGTCCGACAGAGCTAGCTCATAGTGATTCGATGGTGGGTTTGTTTATTAACACGTTGCCTATCTCTCATCGAATCGATCTTTATAAATCAGTATCTGAATGGATGCTAGAGATTCAAACATCATCAAGTGATCAGCGTGAGTTCAGTTATTCTTCTCTGTCTGATATCCAAGCACAAACTGGGTGGTCTGGTGAAAACCTATTCGACACCTTAGTGGTTTTTGAAAACTACCCCTTGGATGAAGGTCTTCTAAATAGTGAAGGGAACGGAGAATTTAGCATTGGTGAGCCTGAAAGTTATGAGTTTACCCATTACCCGTTAACCTTGGCTGTTTTGCCGAGCGAGTCGCTTCGCATCGTTTTTGCTTACGACGAGAGTAAGTTTACACCCCAACAAATAGAAGCTCTGTGTGCGACTAATCGACACTATTTAACTCAACTTGTTCAACACTTAACGGAAGGCTTAGGGCGATTGTCTGAATTGGCTCCAGAGCAGGTGAGTGAGCTCAGTTCATTTGACCGTGAACCAGAGGCTTGGACATTTGAACCGTTTACCGACTTAGTGGCAAAGCAGATGTTACTGCGTCCTGATAATGAAGCGCTAGTATCGAACGTAGAGGTGAATAATGGACAACAAAGACAGCGTTTAACTTATCAGCAGGTGGTTGAACAGAGTGATGCGATAGCGTCGAGGCTCATTACTGCAGGTGTTGAACGCGATGATATTGTTGGTGTGCTCTTTGAGCGTGACTGCAATATGCTGGTGGTAATGATGGGCGTGATGAAAGCAGGCGCGGCTTTCCTGCCACTAGACCCTTCATATCCCCAAGAGCGCTTAGACTTTATGATCAAAGATAGCGGAGCGCGTGTTTTGGTTCATGATTTATTAAGTGAATCGTTAGCGAATCGTATAAAGAACCGAGCTAAAACTATTAGTTATAGCTCGTTTGATTTAACTGAAACCCTCAGTCAAAAGCCTACGATATTACCTGATCAACTGGCTTACATGATCTACACATCGGGTTCGACTGGCAAGCCGAAAGGGGTTTGTGTGTCGCAACAAGGGTTGAGCATGCATGTCCAAACTATCGGACAGCGATATGGCATGACAGCAAACGATGTAGAGCTGCACTTCGCGTCAATCAGTTTTGATGGTGCGATTGAACGTTGGACTGTGCCATTGGCATTCGGTTCATGCCTGGTTATTCGAGACCAATCATTGTGGAGCGCGAAACAAACCTGTGACGTCTTAACGCGTGAACAGATCACCATTGCGTGTTTCCCACCAAGTTATGTGCTGCCGCTGCTAGAGTGGATTGAGGGATGTAGCCCTAAGCTCTACGTGCGTTCTTGGACATTAGGTGGCGAAGCCTTCACTCGTGATACCTATTTCCAATTGCAACGCGTTCTAAAACCTAAGCGAATCATTAATGGTTACGGGCCAACCGAAACCGTTGTCACGCCAATGATTTGGGAGGCGTATCCAGAAACTGAATTAGAAAGTGCTTACGCACCTATCGGGAAAGCCGTCGGAAATCGAACTTTATACGTGCTGGATTCGGCATTAAACCGTGTTCCTGCAGGTGTTTCAGGAGAGCTCTATATAGGGGAAGAAGTTGGGCTCGCAAGAGGTTACTTTGAACGTCCTGATCTAACATCTGAACGTTTTATTCCTGATCCATTCTCAAGTAATGGTGAGCGAATGTATCGAACCGGAGATGTGGTGAAATGGCGTTCAGATGGCGTTATGGAGTATCTCGGTCGTAGTGACGAACAGGTTAAGATTCGAGGGTTTAGAGTTGAGCTTGGTGAAATAGAATCTCGCCTACAAAAGATCACCGGTTCGGAGCAGTGTGCGGTCATTGCTTGTGACAGCCCATCAGGTAAACAGCTGGTGGCATATATACAAAGCGATAACGAGCTATCTAATGATCAAGCACTGAAAGATCTTTCCAGAGATCTTCCTGATTACATGGTGCCTAGCCAAGTTGTCAAAATGGATAAGATTCCTTTAACTCCAGCAAGTAAAGTCGATAAAAAGCGCCTACCGATGCCAAACTGGCAAGAGGAAGCTAGCTCAGAGTACATAGCGCCAATTGGGGAGATGGAGCTAGCGTTAGCAAATCAATGGCAAGTGCTATTTAGCAAAGAGAAGATAAGCCGTGAGGATGATTTCTTCGCTTTGGGCGGTCAATCGCTATTGGCGACCCAACTTGTAGGAAGGCTGAACCAACAAGACAAGATCAGGCTGCCATTACAGGCGGTATTTGATACGCCATTGCTTAAAGACCTTGCTGCTCAATGTGTGTTGTCAGACGCTCAAAGTAGAAAAGAAATGGCTGTCATCGAGCGCGTGTCACGACTGCCATACATGCCGGCTTCTGCTGTACAGAAACGATTGTGGTTCGTTCAACAACTGCTACCAACCAGTGCCGCTTACCACATGCCTTTAGGACTTAAATTTAATGGGGATGTGAACGTCACGGTTCTTGAGCGAGCAATCAATATGCTGATTGCGCGTCATGAAATATTGAGGACGAACTTTAGCCAGGTTGAAGGTGAGCTGATGCAATCTATTTATGCTGAGCGAGAAATTTCTCTAGGTCTTCATGAGCACTTTGCAACCGATGAACAAAGTTTGTCTGCGTACCAAGATCTGATTGCTGAACCGTTTGATTTTTCTGAAGGTTCGCTGATTCGATTTGATTGGATAATCGGTAAACCTGAAACATCGCAGAGTGAAAAATCTGAGACATCAGAGAATGTTAAACAGGGCGAACTGCTTATTGTCGCGCACCATATTATTTCTGATGGAATCTCCATGCAGCAACTGCTTTCAGAATTGGCTGATTGTTATATGTCTATGATCAGTAACGAAGAGGAAAGTAAAGCACTGGAGCTACGAACATCTGAAATTACTAATGATTTGCAGTACGTAGACTATGCGAATTGGCAAAAGCAGTGGCTTGAATCTGAAGAAGCATCCGAACAAAAAGCATGGTGGTTGAATGCGCTGAAATATGACATTGAACCACTGGTATTACACAGTGACGTGTCTAGAGATCAAGCGGATACGCGAGGTAACCGACTCCACTTTGAACTGACAAGTGAGCAAGTTTCCAATATCACTGCTTTAGCTGCATCGCATAACACGACTCCTTTTAATGTCATGCTGACGTTGTGGCACCTGCTGATGCACAAGTATTCCGGTCAAGAGCAAGTACGTGTTGGTGTGCCAGTCGCGGGTCGAACACAGATTGAAACACAGACGATGCAAGGCTGCTTCATCAACAGTTTGGTTATTCCAGCACAATTTAGTGGAGAGCTGTCTTTCTCTGCTTTAGTGAATCAAGTGAAGTCATTCACTGAACAGGCACTGCAGCGACAAGACTTCCCATTTGAAATGTTGGTTGAATCACTGGGGATTACCGGAAATCTGCGGTACCACCCAGTGTTCCAAACCAGTTTCAACTTCCAGAGCTTTGATGAGCAATCATTGTTCGACTGGCAAGGACTTGATGTCGAGCCATTTGACCCGGGTGTTGTGAATGCTCAGCTCGAAATCGGTATGGACGTTCAACAGATGTCTGAGAGTAAATGGCATGGTTTCGTAAGCTATGTATCACCGATTTTCACACAAGATTTCGCACAAGCGTTACTTGATCATTGGCTATTGCTTTTAGATAGGGTCGCTACAAATAGTGATAAGTTAGTTAGCCAACTTCATTTGATCGATGAGAATGCAACACAGCAAAGTCGAGCGTTCAATAACACCTCCCTTGATTGGGGTAATTTCGTGACGCCGTCACAATCGATTCAACAGCAAGCTGAAGACACTCCAGATGCCGTCGCCTTATCTATGCAAGGTAAAACCCTTACATACAAACAATTTGATGAGCGTGTTAACCAACTCGCTAACTGGCTACGTGAGAGAGGGGTTACTAGTGAAACGCGTGTCGGTTTAGGGCTAGAGCGTTCGTTTGATTTAGTGGTTGGTTTGCATGCTATCACTCGTGCCGGTGGTGCTTATGTGCCATTGGACCCAAGTTATCCGGCAGAACGACTTCAGTATATATTGCAGTCGGCGAATATAGACTTGCTGCTTACGGATTCATGCTCAATGCACTTGTGGCCAGAAAGCGAGGGCTGCGAATATCTCGATTTAAGCCAGTTAGATACGTCAGCGCAGTCATCAATGCCTCCATTAGTGCAATGGCATCCAGAACAGGCGTTGTATGTGATCTTTACTTCTGGTTCAACGGGCCTGCCAAAAGGAGTGGTGAACACTCAAGCCGCATTACAAAACCGTTTGAATTGGATGCAACAAGAGTATGTACTCAATGAATCCGATTGTGTGTTACAGAAAACGCCATTTAGCTTTGATGTTTCGGTATGGGAGTTTTTCTGGCCATTGATGACTGGCGCACGCCTAGCGATCGCGCCGCCTGACGCTCATCGCCAATCAAGTGTCCTATCCGAGGTCATTCAACAAGAACAGGTCACAACACTCCACTTTGTACCGTCGATGTTGAACGCGTTCTCTGTAGAAACAGACATATCAGACTGTGTCTCTTTAAAACGCATTATCTGTAGTGGTGAAGCATTACCTGCCGACCTTGTTGGCCAAGTACTTAATAACGCTCCTGTTGAAGTGCACAATCTATACGGGCCTACTGAAGCGGCGATCGATGTGACGTATTGGCCGTGTGAGTTACCCGTGTCTAAGCGTATCCCGATAGGTTATGCGATCAGCAATACTCAGCTACATGTACTTGATGATAACTGGAACCCTGTACCGATTGGTGTTCCTGGTGAATTGTATTTAGCGGGTATTGGATTAGCGCGTGAATATCTTGCTCGCCCAGACCTTACCGCAGACCGATTCGTACCCAATCCGTTTGGAGCGTCAGGAAGCCGAATGTACCGAACGGGAGATCAGGTTATACAACTTGCTGATGGTCGATTGGAATATTTGGGTCGTTTGGATAACCAAGTCAAAATTCGCGGTCTACGCATTGAGTTAGAAGAAATCGAAAATGTGATTAATCAACTCGAATGGGTAGAGGAGTCAGCTGTGATCGCGTTTAAGCATCAAACTGGCGATCAATTGGTTGGCTATGTCATCGACTCCAATTGGGATCAAGACAAACAAGAACTCGTGAACAAACACCTTTCTGAACATCTCCCTGACTACATGGTGCCAACGATATTGATTGGGCTGAGTGAAATGCCACTTTCTCCAAATGGTAAGCGCGACAGAAAAGCTCTACCTGCACCGGAATGGCAATCAATCGAATACCGCGCTCCGGAGACGGAGTTGGAATTATGGTTTGCGAGTAATTGGGAAGAGGTTCTAGAAATCCCTCGAGTGGGTTTGGACGATAACTTCTTTGCTCTGGGTGGTCATTCACTATTAGCAACTCGAGTGGTCGCTAAAGCACATCAAGAGCTTGGTTTAGAGGTGGTACTGAAAGACTTTTTCGAGGCCAATAACCTGCAGGCGTTAACGGATAGCTTGCAAGCTCAATATCAAACACAAAATGAACATGAACAAGACGAATTCGATGCCATGGCAGCATTGATGGACGAACTGGAGCTGCTATGA